The Miscanthus floridulus cultivar M001 chromosome 17, ASM1932011v1, whole genome shotgun sequence genome has a window encoding:
- the LOC136516068 gene encoding uncharacterized protein, translated as MEERAAFLDDVRYRLEQAQAVQKRVYDQHHRPVKYQVGDWALLRLRQRQAASLPRTTSGKLKPWFIGPYRVVEIINTAAVRLELPPGAHLHDVFHVGVLKKFVGTPPSTPPALPATHNGAVMPVPDRITDARLAQGVRQVLVQWKDAPAASASWEDFDDFRARFPDFQLEDELVFDGGRDVMCGRTYARRRRAHDVRRDAERTVRTQEGQASG; from the coding sequence ATGGAGGAACGCGCGGCCTTCCTCGACGACGTCCGCTACCGTCTCGAGCAGGCCCAGGCGGTCCAGAAGCGTGTCTACGACCAGCATCACCGCCCGGTGAAGTATCAAGTCGGTGATTGGGCTCTCCTTCGGCTCCGGCAGCGTCAAGCGGCGTCCCTGCCACGTACCACCTCCGGCAAGCTCAAGCCCTGGTTCATCGGGCCGTACCGCGTGGTGGAGATCATTAACACCGCGGCCGTTCGGCTAGAGCTGCCTCCGGGGGCCCATCTCCATGATGTGTTCCACGTCGGGGTGCTCAAGAAATTCGTCGGCACGCCGCCCTCAACGCCCCCCGCACTGCCGGCCACCCACAACGGCGCTGTGATGCCGGTGCCCGACAGGATCACTGATGCCCGGCTGGCGCAAGGAGTGCGTCAGGTGCTGGTCCAGTGGAAGGATGCACCGGCAGCGTCCGCAAGCTGGGAGGACTTCGACGACTTCCGTGCTCGGTTCCCTgatttccagctcgaggacgagctggtcTTCGACggcgggagagatgtcatgtgcggGCGCACATACGCCCGGCGTAGGAGGGCCCACGACGTCCGCAGGGACGCCGAGCGCACGGTCAGGACCCAGGAGGGGCAGGCGAGTGGCTAG
- the LOC136516739 gene encoding uncharacterized protein produces MSPLQPPHTVPRETVAGAVASLTKWMKKRAAEARPNLLADERDDLVVLQLSLRRVPASRSTRPRLLPLPHPVVGHDGASVCVISDDRPKSRSPPSSDLLHASKSLHRLPVSEVIPLSTLRTDYRPYESRRRLAASHDLFVADRAILPLLPRVLGKAFYSTKKAPIGVDFTRVGWPEQVRKVLGSAFLYLRSGTCSGIKVGRLDMEEEEIVDNVMAAVEAAVEKVPKKWANVRALHLKAVDSVALPIYQVVPELGMKIEVPEIVGSGEVIDAAEAETHGKKIDKKKANAGASGRVVFANISAKRKRNKKEQIEEDVVMQEEVQVETEKKKRKSTEVSADDSQKVGKKGKEKDKRGLENENEVKEASLDNKKIKRGKTEEGKKKKKSMKGDGEVGTDEIHEDKKIKGEKSDGKTKKLRTRVRV; encoded by the coding sequence ATGTCGCCGCTGCAGCCGCCACACACGGTGCCCCGAGAGACGGTGGCCGGCGCCGTCGCCTCCCTCACCAAGTGGATGAAGAAGCGCGCCGCGGAGGCGCGCCCGAACCTCCTCGCCGACGAGCGCGACGACCTCGTCGTCCTCCAGCTCTCGCTCCGCCGCGTCCCCGCCTCGCGCAGCACCAGGCCACGCCTCCTCCCGCTGCCGCATCCCGTCGTCGGGCACGACGGCGCCTCCGTCTGCGTCATCTCGGACGACCGCCCCAAGTCGCGGTCCCCTCCCTCCTCCGACCTTCTCCACGCGTCCAAGTCGCTCCACCGTCTCCCCGTCTCCGAGGTCATCCCGCTCTCCACACTCCGCACGGACTACCGACCCTACGAGTCGCGGCGCCGCCTCGCGGCCTCCCACGACCTCTTCGTCGCCGACCGCGCCATCCTCCCGCTGCTGCCGCGCGTCCTCGGGAAGGCGTTCTACTCCACCAAGAAGGCTCCGATTGGAGTCGATTTCACCCGCGTCGGATGGCCGGAGCAGGTCCGCAAGGTCCTTGGCTCTGCTTTTCTGTACCTGCGGTCGGGGACCTGCTCGGGGATCAAGGTGGGTAGGCTGGACATGGAGGAAGAGGAGATCGTGGACAATGTGATGGCCGCGGTGGAGGCGGCTGTCGAGAAGGTGCCAAAGAAGTGGGCCAACGTTAGGGCGCTGCATCTGAAGGCTGTGGATTCAGTTGCCTTACCAATTTACCAGGTTGTGCCAGAGTTAGGTATGAAAATCGAGGTGCCTGAAATTGTTGGATCTGGGGAGGTAATTGATGCGGCAGAAGCGGAGACTCACGGGAAGAAGATTGACAAGAAGAAGGCAAATGCTGGTGCCAGTGGAAGAGTGGTATTTGCCAATATTAGTGCCAAGAggaagaggaataagaaggagcAGATTGAGGAGGATGTTGTGATGCAGGAAGAAGTCCAGGTGGAGACAgagaaaaagaagaggaagagcactgaggTTTCTGCTGATGACAGCCAGAAGGTTGGCAAGAAGGGTAAAGAGAAGGACAAGCGTGGTTTGGAAAATGAAAATGAGGTGAAAGAAGCCAGTTTGGACAACAAGAAGATTAAAAGGGGGAAGACTGaggaggggaagaagaagaagaagagcatgaagGGTGATGGTGAAGTCGGTACTGATGAAATACATGAAGATAagaagatcaagggggagaaatCGGATGGCAAGACCAAGAAGTTGAGGACCAGGGTAAGAGTATAA